A region from the Osmerus eperlanus chromosome 11, fOsmEpe2.1, whole genome shotgun sequence genome encodes:
- the esrrd gene encoding estrogen-related receptor gamma → MDLKDLCLNENFHFLHQHSLLEPSSMDDAPSPDEPGIKTDPSSPAFALDSTTPFSPGSDTSGYSLFSQGRSLDPESPRSSSSGCGVGAAPDTASHFSSEQSLTLSAHVDSILKCDYLSSLGTGPKRLCLVCGDFASGYHYGVASCEACKAFFKRTIQGNIEYSCPVMNECEITKRRRKSCQACRFQKCLRAGMMKEGVRMDRVRGGRQKYKRRVDSGLTIYMKAPYTHPMKSNRNKVVSQLLLTEPAPLCAMPDNSTNDSDLKTLLTLCDLLNRELLVMIGWAKHIPGFSSLSLVDQMALLQSGWMEALVLAVVWRSLSNNGSGGDGEEIVFAANLRLGAEQCRRAGLADLYSALRHLTTKYQQMNLTQEEAVTLRAMALANSDAESLESAEAVQRFQDNLHEALQDYEASHWPAEIHRAGRLLMTLPLLRQTAQAAVHAFCRLHLAGRVPMHKLLLEMLDAKI, encoded by the exons ATGGATCTAAAAGATTTGTGTTTGAATGAAAACTtccactttcttcatcagcacAG TTTGTTGGAACCCTCCAGCATGGATGACGCTCCGTCGCCGGACGAACCGGGAATCAAAACGGATCCATCAAGCCCGGCATTCGCTCTGGACAGTACCACACCGTTCAGCCCCGGCTCGGACACCAGCGGATACAGTCTTTTCTCCCAGGGACGCTCGCTTGACCCCGAATCTCCCAGATCCAGCAGCAGCGGCTGCGGTGTCGGCGCGGCACCGGACACCGCATCACACTTCAGTTCCGAGCAGAGTTTGACGCTCTCGGCACACGTTGACTCCATTCTCAAATGCGACTACTTGTCGTCGCTCGGTACCGGACCTAAGCGGCTCTGCTTGGTTTGTGGAGACTTCGCATCCGGCTACCACTATGGTGTTGCGTCCTGCGAGGCATGTAAAGCGTTCTTCAAAAGGACAATTCAAG GTAACATCGAGTACAGCTGCCCGGTGATGAATGAATGTGAGATCACCAAGCGCCGCAGGAAGTCATGTCAGGCATGTCGCTTCCAGAAATGTCTACGTGCTGGAATGATGAAGGAAG gtgttcgTATGGACCGTGTCAGAGGTGGGAGACAGAAGTATAAGAGACGAGTGGATTCAGGCCTGACTATCTACATGAAAGCTCCTTATACACACCCAATGAAATCTAACA GAAACAAAGTAGTCTCCCAGCTACTGCTGACAGAGCCCGCCCCCCTGTGTGCCATGCCGGACAACTCAACCAATGACAGTGACCTAAAGACCCTTCTGACCCTGTGTGACCTCCTGAACAGGGAACTTTTGGTCATGATTGGCTGGGCCAAGCACATCCCAG GTTTTTCTAGTCTGTCATTGGTGGACCAGATGGCGCTGCTGCAGAGCGGTTGGATGGAAGCTCTGGTGCTGGCTGTGGTGTGGCGGTCACTAAGCAACAAcgggagtggcggagacggggaAGAGATTGTGTTTGCGGCTAACCTGCGGCTGGGTGCAGAGCAGTGTCGGAGGGCGGGGCTAGCGGACCTGTACAGCGCCCTGCGACACCTCACCACCAAGTACCAACAGATGAACCTCACCCAGGAAGAGGCAGTCACTCTGAGGGCTATGGCTCTGGCTAATTCAG aTGCAGAGAGTCTGGAGAGTGCCGAGGCGGTGCAGCGTTTCCAGGACAACCTCCACGAGGCTCTGCAGGACTACGAGGCCTCCCATTGGCCGGCGGAGATCCACCGGGCGGGGCGTCTGCTGAtgaccctccccctgctccgccAGACCGCCCAGGCGGCCGTCCATGCCTTCTGTCGCCTCCACCTGGCGGGACGCGTGCCCATGCACAAACTGCTGTTGGAGATGCTGGACGCCAAGATCTGA
- the shkbp1 gene encoding LOW QUALITY PROTEIN: SH3KBP1-binding protein 1 (The sequence of the model RefSeq protein was modified relative to this genomic sequence to represent the inferred CDS: inserted 2 bases in 1 codon): MANMARTGDIIHLNVGGKRFSTSRQTLTWVPDSFFSSLLSGRISSLRDETGAIFIDRDPSLFAPILNFLRTKELHPRSINVHLLMHEAEFYGIAPLVRKLQLCDELDRSSCGNVLFNGYLPPPVYPAKRRNRHSVAGPQYMGGRAERAPVRRSNTMPPNLGNAGMLGRTSMEERICGNQVADPGMVRIICGHHNWIAVAYAQFVVCYRVKESTGWQQVFTSPRLDWVIDRVALNAKVMGGSLGDNDKMVAVASGTEIILWTICPDGNGNEIGVFSLNVPVEALFFVGNQLIATSHTGKVGVWNAVTKHWQNQDVVPINSYDTAGSFLILGCNNGSIYYIDVQKFPLRMKDNDLLVTELYRDPTEDAITALSVYLTPKTSDSGNWIEIAYGTSSGTVRVIVQHPETVGSGPQLFQTFSVHRSPVTKIMLSEKHLISVCADNNHVRTWTVTRFRGMISTQPGSTPLTSFKILALEDIDEHGGCSAGTEIGPYGERDDQQVFIQRVVPDTDKLYVRLSSNGKRVCEVRSVDGTSITAFMVHECEGSSRIGSRPRRYLFSGHGNGSIQMWDLTTAMEIAGKVDIRALGGPTEEELLELLDQCDLALTRTPDMSPAPSLTHSHASTPRASTCSLQSQLSESYRGDRGGGRGMCSGPFSGSLPRPAPPVPLSKPRDGVLGALGALGLQPHHLGLSQASLTSGNGSPRPPRMAPQDREREAGAMGSLRRGSFVERCQELAKGTEXWGGGPGGEGARRSLAGFPDLEARRGLRTPFSSGPPSSASPRSPSPSSPSSTPASSFPLQQSRPSASSPSHAPTGLSPIRSQTPVSPRRIESPPIEEALPPSEVSASPESPPSEPPTSPKPPMNETSF; the protein is encoded by the exons ATGGCTAATATGGCGAGAACCGGGGATATTATTCATTTAAACGTTGGAGGAAAAAG GTTCAGCACCTCGAGGCAAACTCTGACATGGGTCCCAGACTCCTTCTTTTCCAG CCTTCTGAGTGGGCGAATCTCAAGTCTGAGGGATGAGACTGGAGCT ATCTTTATTGACAGAGACCCGTCTCTCTTTGCCCCCATCCTCAACTTCCTGCGGACCAAAGAACTCCACCCACGGTCCATTAACGTGCACCTGCTCATGCACGAGGCGGAGTTCTATGGCATCGCCCCCTTGG TGCGTAAGCTGCAGCTCTGTGATGAGCTGGATAGATCCTCCTGTGGGAACGTGTTATTCAACGGCTACCTCCCTCCACCAG TGTACCCAGCCAAGCGGCGGAACCGCCACAGCGTGGCAGGACCCCAGTACATGGGGGGCCGGGCGGAGCGGGCGCCGGTTCGCCGCAGCAACACCATGCCACCCAACCTGGGCAACGCTGGCATGCTGGGGAGGACGTCCATGGAGGAGAGGATCTGCGGAA accaGGTGGCAGATCCAGGCATGGTGAGGATCATCTGTGGCCACCACAACTGGATCGCTGTGGCCTACGCCCAGTTTGTCGTTTGCTACAG agTGAAGGAGTCGACAGGCTGGCAGCAGGTGTTCACCAGCCCCCGGCTGGACTGGGTGATTGATAGGGTGGCCCTCAACGCCAAGGTGATGGGTGGTTCCCTTGGAGACAATGACAAGATGGTGGCGGTTGCCTCGGGAACTGAAATCATCCTCTGGACCATCTGCCCCGATGGCAATGGCAACGAGATTG GCGTGTTCAGTCTCAACGTTCCAGTGGAAGCTCTCTTCTTCGTTGGTAACCAGCTGATCGCCACCAGCCAcacagggaaggtgggcgtgTGGAATGCCGTCACCAAGCACTGGCAG aACCAGGATGTGGTTCCCATCAACAGCTATGACACAGCCGGCTCCTTCCTCATCCTGGGCTGCAACAATGGATCCATTTACTACATAG ATGTCCAGAAGTTTCCATTAAGGATGAAGGACAATGACTTGCTGGTGACTGAGCTGTACAGAGACCCGACGGAAGACGCCATCACTGCCCTCAGTGTCTACCTCACACCCAAAACAA GCGACAGTGGGAACTGGATCGAGATCGCCTACGGGACCAGTTCTGGGACGGTGCGTGTGATCGTGCAGCACCCGGAGACCGTGGGGTCTGGACCGCAGCTCTTCCAGACCTTTTCCGTCCACCGCAGCCCCGTCACCAAGATCATGCTGTCGGAGAAACACCTGATCTCAG tgtgtgcggACAACAACCATGTGCGCACCTGGACCGTGACCCGTTTCCGGGGCATGATCTCCACGCAGCCTGGCTCcacccctctgacctccttCAAGATCCTGGCGCTGGAGGACATTGACGAGCACGGGGGCTGCAGCGCCGGCACGGAGATAG gtccctacggagagagagatgaccagCAGGTGTTTATCCAGAGGGTCGTCCCAGACACAGACAAGCTCTATGTTCGACTCTCCTCCAACGGCAAGAG agtgtgtgaggtgcgCTCGGTGGACGGAACCTCCATCACAGCTTTCATGGTCCACGAGTGCGAGGGCTCCAGCCGCATCGGCTCGCGTCCACGGCGATACCTCTTCAGTGGCCATGGCAACGGCAGCATCCAGATGTGGGACTTGACGACGGCGATGGAGATTGCTGGGAAGGTGGACATCAGAG CACTGGGCGGACCAAcggaggaggagctgctggagTTGTTGGACCAATGTGATCTGGCCTTGACCCGCACGCCTGACATGAGCCCCGCCCCTTCTCTTACCCACTCCCATGCCTCCACGCCCCGGGCCTCCACTTGCAG cctccagtcccagcTGAGCGAGAGCTACAGAGGGGATCGAGGAGGAGGTCGGGGTATGTGTTCTGGTCCCTTCTCCGGCAGCCTCCCCCGCCCAGCTCCCCCGGTGCCCCTCAGCAAGCCCCGGGACGGGGTCCTGGGGGCTCTGGGGGCCCTGGGTCTGCAGCCCCACCACCTGGGCCTCAGCCAGGCCTCCCTCACCAGCGGCAACGgcagcccccggcccccccgcaTGGCCCCCCAGGACAGAGAGCGGGAGGCTGGCGCTATGGGGTCTCTGCGCAGGGGCAGCTTTGTGGAGCGCTGTCAGGAGCTGGCCAAGGGcacgga gtgggggggggggcccgggGGCGAGGGGGCCCGGCGCAGCCTGGCGGGGTTCCCTGATCTGGAGGCCCGACGGGGGCTGAGGACCCCCTTCTCCTccggccccccctcctccgcctctccccGTTCACCCTCCCCGTCATCACCGTCATCGACTCCGGCATCCTCGTTTCCGTTGCAGCAAAGTCGACCCTCCGCCTCCTCGCCAAGCCACGCCCCCACGGGCCTCAGTCCAATCCGCTCCCAGACCCCAGTTTCCCCTCGCAGAATTGAGTCTCCGCCCATTGAGGAAGCCCTGCCCCCTTCCGAGGTTTCAGCCAGTCCGGAGAGCCCGCCCTCCGAACCCCCGACCAGCCCAAAACCACCCATGAATGAAACTAGCTTCTGA